From Nonlabens sp. Ci31, the proteins below share one genomic window:
- a CDS encoding acyl-CoA-binding protein yields the protein MTEKELDIDFNNAFAKASSEEQSLVPPDLQLHLYAYYKRAINEPYVSNRSFESNDLRSAFKMNALIQVQSISKAEAKRRYIKIVEKLYPKPWQ from the coding sequence ATGACAGAAAAAGAACTTGATATTGATTTTAATAACGCTTTCGCTAAAGCGTCCTCTGAAGAACAATCTTTAGTGCCACCAGACCTACAACTACATTTGTATGCGTATTACAAGCGAGCCATTAACGAACCTTATGTGAGTAACCGTAGTTTTGAATCAAATGATTTGAGAAGCGCCTTTAAAATGAACGCCCTTATTCAAGTACAATCCATATCTAAAGCTGAAGCAAAAAGAAGGTATATAAAGATCGTTGAAAAACTGTATCCCAAACCTTGGCAATAA